CCTAAATAGGCACCATCAATAAAGACCAACAGAAAACTGAGTTTACCGTCTAAAGAAATATAGAAGCCCAACCCGAAATGCAATTCAGCATTAACCCATCCATGGAATGCATGCGCCGCACAAAGCCACAAACCCTCCAGCAAGATCAACACGAAGACAACAATAACTAGAACCACCATCAACCCACCCACCACTCAGctactactttttttttttttttttttaaattatcttaTGTTTGATTATTTCTATGTGAATATTTgatgttattttaatattaaaatgtaaGTGTTGttagtttaatataattaatattaatattaattaaaaatctttaattttttaataatatttaaattttattataaaaatagagaatcatataaaaattaaaattaaaataagatcTCTTTTCTCCTTTGTTTTCTTCTCGCTCTTTCTCTCCCTCACTTTAGAAACtgcaaagaattttttttttatgaataaatatttaattcatcatatgttataaataaaataaaaatattttttaaatttgcaaatgatctcacatttcactctTCTCTATGTAATCTTTAccgaagaaacaaagaaaaattatatcACAAAATCTCTTACGTTCTTATTTTGTGGTACTCTCGAGGAACTGAATTGTCACGGCAACCTTGTAACGCCATTCAAATTGCAgccgaaaaaaaaaaacaataattgtGCATGCGAACGTGGCAATAGAGGTGGCTAATCGTCAGCACGTGGACTTGCATGAAATCCGACTCTTGCAGAAGTCACAACGTGTTGATGAAGTGAAGTCATAAAGCTCGATAGTCGGTCATAAGGGATTCTTGCAGAGTGTTGATGGAGTGAAGTCATAAAGCTTGATAGTCTGTCATAGTCACTTGTCGTTTTGGCCATTTGGAGGCTCTTATCGTTTCTCCTAACggccaattttaatttaattcaaaattaattcacattctaattttttttaaattcgtattattattgtttaaaaaaatatatgatctacaaaatatattaattatatttaataatatgaaatataaaattaatttaaaattatattttatattatttatttttaaaatataaaataataaaataatcataactattatttaatatattttttataaaaaatatttttttactttcaatcatattattaattacatattttataaattataataataattagtatggctcataaaaaaataatttaaaaaataatttaattcaaaattaaaataaaataaaattgatatattaaataaaactaaaaattttataatataaaataatttttaatgttattaattttaattttaagagataaaaaaatttaatttttaaaaatatttataattatattttaaatttttttaaaaaaattactatttaatctctacattacaaaataaatttactaattatttaaaaaatatattaaaacgtctctaatattttaaaaatctattattcAATCCtcgattaattttattattaaatattttactacttaatttctataatttaaaaaattttattaattaatatcttaaatttttaaaaaatttattagttagttcttttaataagatattttagacttttttataatatttaataattaaaactattaaaaaaattaattaataaattttttaaaatattaaaaatattttaatgtattttttaaaattaaaaaaattaatttagtaaatttttttatatcatattaattaaataataattttttaaaaaaaacttatcaattaaattttaatattttaaattataattaattatatcatgAATTTcgttattataatattttaaattataattaattatattataaattttattgatgtagcgtgatataataataatgtaatgtattgaatgatgtaataattttattaatttttaataaaaaattaatattaaaataaatataaaaatatataattaaaataaatataaaaatagaaaatttaattatcaaatgtatatgtatatatacatatacatttgATGAACAGGCGAATTTGGTCAGTGTTTCATTCAATCCATCTTAGCTTTCATGGTTGCCATGGCCAACACTTTGTTCTATGCTCTGTTCATCCTCTCTACTCTCACACTGCTCACTACCACAGCCAAGAAAACGTATATCGTTCATATGAATCGCCTCTCCAAGCCTCACTCATATGCCACTCACCATGATTGGTACCAATCCCTCACTACTTCTGATTCCATCCTTTACACCTACACCACCGCATTTCATGGCTTCGCTGCCTATCTCTCTCCTCAAGAAGCCGACTCTCTTAGAAACATGGATTATGTTCTTAATGTCTTTGAGGACACTGTCTACTCTGTCCAAACCACTCGCACCCCACGATTCCTTGGTCTCGATTCCAACTTCGGCTTGATTGATGATGCAAGAGAATTTCAAGAAATCGAACAAGCTTCCCAAGATGTTATTGTCGGAGTTCTTGATACTGGGGTGTGGCCGGAATCAAAAAGTTTCGACGACACAGGCTTGCCTGAGGTCCCAAAACGATGGAAAGGAAAATGCGATTCAACTCCTGATTTCAATCCTGCACTTTGCAATAGGAAGTTGATTGGAGCTCGTTATTTCGTAGAAGCACACAAGAGAAGAGAACCTGAGTGGAGCCATATTCTCTCACCTAGAGACTATATGGGCCATGGAACCCACACTGCTACTACAATTGCTGGGTCACCTGTGGCTAATGCGAGCATGTTCGGTCTTGCGAGAGGCACCGCCCGTGGAGTTGCCGTTCGAGCCCGTGTGGCAAGTTACAAGGTCTGTTGGACATCTTGTTTAGGAGCTGATATTCTCGCAGGAATAGACACGGCTATTGTGGATGGAGTTGATGTTCTCTCTATCTCCATGGGCGGTGATGGAGATCAAGCTGATCCTTATTATCGTGATCCAATTGCTATAGGTGGATTCCGTGCAATGCAACTGGGCATTTTCGTCTCCTGTTCAGCAGGTAACTCTGGACCTAGAGAATCCTCTGTAGGAAACGTAGCTCCATGGATTATGACCGTCGGTGCAAGTAGTATTGACCGAGATTTTCCGGCGTATGTTTTGCTCGGAAACAAAAGAATTTACAGGGGGATCTCTCTCTACAGCGGACGAAAACTGGGGAATGAGCCAGTGGGCTTGGTGTATCATAAAGGAAAGAATAGCTCTAGTAATTTCTGTTTGGCTGGTACACTTGAACCAGCGGTGGTTCACGGCAAAGTGGTGATCTGTGACAAAGGAAGAAACAGGCGTACAGAGAAAGGGGTGGTGGTTCTCAAGGCCGGAGGTGTTGGGATGATACTGGTGGACACAGTGGCTATGAAAGAGTTGACGGCTGACAGCCACCTGGTACCGACGGTGGGGGTGGGAAAGAAAGTGGGTAATCTGATTAAGAAATATGTGAAAACTGGTCGGAATCCCACGGTTGTGCTTGGATTTCGTGGGATGGTGGTAGATGTTCGACCGTCGCCGATGGTGGCTTCTTTCAGTTCCAGAGGACCCAATCCGATAACACCAGAGATCTTGAAGCCGGATGTTATAGGTCCCGGAGTAAACATCCTAGCTGCATGGCCTGAAGTTGCAAGTCCAACTCACTTGGAGGAGGATCGTAGGATCACTAAATTCAACATTGTATCAGGTATTCCTCTGTAATTCTAGTCGTTTTGCCTCGCTGAGAGGTTCAAAATtcccagaaaaaaaaatttattaaaatttgtttGCCTGAAttctacttaaaaaaaaaaaaaattattaacggaTCAGATTTGAACAagggtttttactttgttttttttttttatatatggtgAAAATTTTCAGGGACATCCATGTCATGCCCACATGTCAGTGGAATAGTTGCATTACTAAAAGCAGCACATCCAAGTTGGAGTCCAAGTGCAATTAGATCAGCTTTAATGACAACTGCTTACACTCTTGATAACACCAACTCTTCTATAAAAGATTCAGCAACTCTTGCTTCTGCAAACCCATGGGAATCCGGGTCGGGTCATGTAGACCCAAAGAAAGCATTCTCTCCTGGCCTCATCTATGACATCTCCACTGAAGACTACACAAAATTCTTATGTTCACTGAACTATCCTCTTGATATTATCAGAGAAGTAAGCCTAAACCCTAATCTCACTTGTCTGAAAAAATTTACTGATCTTGGCAACTTCAATTACCCATCATTCTCTGTCTTGTTTGGAAACAAGACAATGGTTCAATACACTAGGGAAGTTACAAATGTTGGTGTTGCAAAGTGTACATATGAAGTGGCAGTGTCTGCACCATCAGCTGTGGCAGTGAGAGTGAAACCTAGGAAGTTGGTTTTTAAGGATGTAGGAGAGAAGCTCAAGTATAGAGTTACATTTATGGGTAAAAGGAATAGGAAGCCAACTGGTAAAGCTGCATTTGGTTCGATTTCTTGGAGATATGGTCAATACATGGTTAGAAGCCCTGTTGCTTTTACTTGGATTTGAGCTGGTTAATTATCGCAAGTTGTCTCATCAAAGAAATTAAGCCAGAGAGAGAGTGTAATGTATTATCCGGTTTCTATTCGGTCTCTATAttatagataattttattaattgattttttaattttaaaaaatatattaaaagatacttaaaattttaaactatctATTAGTTAATCATAAAACAGAATTCTATTAGCTAGTTATAGTTTATCTCTATTACTCCCGCAATTCGAGCTATTGAGGAAGGAATGAATTAATAACTTGTTTCGAAGAGATTAGATTTCGAAACATTCATGTTTAGATTTTGAAATAAATACGTTGCGCCAacagaaaatttaatttctaaacatGAAAGATTAGAtttcaaaacaaataaaaaatttaatttttcgaaACAAAGATAGAAGCCATGTGACCTCTATTGTAGCTAAAGATACAATTGCATGGTATTCAAATTATGTTGTAGAGCGAACCATAATCTTTTGTTTCTTCAAAGCTCATTAGATTAGATTACACCTAAGAAAGATAGCAAACGCCTAAGAAAGATAACAAAACCGGTATTTAGATTCTGTCGACGAGCGAACCATAATCTTATGTTTCTTCAAAACCCATGAAATTAGCCATGAAATAAGATTACGCCTAAGAAAGATAGCAAAATCAGACGTTGACTTTCTATCTACAAAATTAGAAGCCCAATCGGCATCAGAGTATATATGTAGATCGAAACTCGAATCTTTAGTGATAGTTAAGCCAAAATCAACAGTTTGCTGCAAGTATCTCAGTATATTTTTTGTTGCTATCCAATGAGATTCAGCTGGATTATGTAAGAACTGAGCTACTTTGTTAACTGCATATGTGATATTCGGTTGAGTGAATGAGAGATATTGAAGACTACCTACTATTTGTCGAAAAAGAGTAGGATCATGGAGAGCTGATGAAAGTGTAGCATTTTGCAAAACTGCTGGAGTTGAAATCCCTTTGCAACCAATCATGTTTGCCTTCTCCATATTTCTTTTGAAATAAGAGCAATCCTATGGGTATTTTCTTTACTTCAATTTCCAGAAATAATTCAATTCACCAATtcgtttaatttaaaatgagaATGTAGTAAAGTGATCACATTTTGAATTGCAGTATTCGATGAGCCGGTCAAAATTATATTGTCCACATATATCATACAAAAGAGCTCAACACCATTCCCATTAAAAATCAATAGAGATGAGTCGATATGAGAAATCACAAAACCAAATCGAGTGAGTATAGAAATGAGAGACTTATACCATTGTAGCGGCGCCTGTTTAAAATCGTAAAGGGAGCGCTTGAGTTTGCACACACGATTTGGTGATTGAGAATCCGAAAATCCTAGTGG
This Manihot esculenta cultivar AM560-2 chromosome 6, M.esculenta_v8, whole genome shotgun sequence DNA region includes the following protein-coding sequences:
- the LOC110616547 gene encoding subtilisin-like protease SBT1.8, producing MVAMANTLFYALFILSTLTLLTTTAKKTYIVHMNRLSKPHSYATHHDWYQSLTTSDSILYTYTTAFHGFAAYLSPQEADSLRNMDYVLNVFEDTVYSVQTTRTPRFLGLDSNFGLIDDAREFQEIEQASQDVIVGVLDTGVWPESKSFDDTGLPEVPKRWKGKCDSTPDFNPALCNRKLIGARYFVEAHKRREPEWSHILSPRDYMGHGTHTATTIAGSPVANASMFGLARGTARGVAVRARVASYKVCWTSCLGADILAGIDTAIVDGVDVLSISMGGDGDQADPYYRDPIAIGGFRAMQLGIFVSCSAGNSGPRESSVGNVAPWIMTVGASSIDRDFPAYVLLGNKRIYRGISLYSGRKLGNEPVGLVYHKGKNSSSNFCLAGTLEPAVVHGKVVICDKGRNRRTEKGVVVLKAGGVGMILVDTVAMKELTADSHLVPTVGVGKKVGNLIKKYVKTGRNPTVVLGFRGMVVDVRPSPMVASFSSRGPNPITPEILKPDVIGPGVNILAAWPEVASPTHLEEDRRITKFNIVSGTSMSCPHVSGIVALLKAAHPSWSPSAIRSALMTTAYTLDNTNSSIKDSATLASANPWESGSGHVDPKKAFSPGLIYDISTEDYTKFLCSLNYPLDIIREVSLNPNLTCLKKFTDLGNFNYPSFSVLFGNKTMVQYTREVTNVGVAKCTYEVAVSAPSAVAVRVKPRKLVFKDVGEKLKYRVTFMGKRNRKPTGKAAFGSISWRYGQYMVRSPVAFTWI